The DNA region AGCGAATTGCCGGATATTTATTACGTACTGGCATGGAACTTCAAAAAAGAAATTTTAAAAAATAATGAACAGTTGGTTAAAGATGGGATTGAGTTTTACTTCCCCGTTGACCCCAAGGTGAGCGCATGAACATATTAATTACCGGTGCAACCGGATTTTTGGGTCAGACTTTGTGTCGCTTTTTAGAGAATGCAGGACATGATCTGACAAAATTGAATTCCAAAAAATGCGATTTGAGAAAGGAATCGAGTCTGTATTGTTTGGATCATAAGCAGTATGACCTAATTTTTCATCTTGCTGCATGGACTCAGGCTGGGGATTTCTGCATTCACCATCCCGGCGAACAGTGGGTCATGAATCAATATATTAACAGTAATGTTGTTTCATGGTGGAATGCTGCACAGCCTCAGGCCAAGTTTGTTTTCATGGGGACAAGTTGTGCATATGCGCCCGGAAGTAATCTGGTTGAAATAGAGTTTATGGCAGGTGAGCCTACAGACAGTCTTTATACGTATGCGATGACTAAAAGGATGTTATACCAAGGAGCTAAGGCCCTTGGTATGCAGTATGATCGTAAGTGGCTCTGTGCTGTTCCTTCGACTCTTTATGGAGCTAATTATCATACAGATGGGCGTCAGATGCATTTCATCTTTGATCTGATCCGTAAGATTCTCCGCGGTAAAAAATACGGTGAACCAGTTGTGCTCTGGGGCGATGGTTATCAGAAGAGAGAATTGGTTTTCGTAGATGATTTTGTCAAAATTCTGTGGGAATTAGTTGAAAAACAGAATAATGAAATTGTTAATATCGGAGCTGGCGAAGAGTTTACTATCCGTACTT from Desulfovibrio sp. JC022 includes:
- a CDS encoding NAD-dependent epimerase/dehydratase family protein is translated as MNILITGATGFLGQTLCRFLENAGHDLTKLNSKKCDLRKESSLYCLDHKQYDLIFHLAAWTQAGDFCIHHPGEQWVMNQYINSNVVSWWNAAQPQAKFVFMGTSCAYAPGSNLVEIEFMAGEPTDSLYTYAMTKRMLYQGAKALGMQYDRKWLCAVPSTLYGANYHTDGRQMHFIFDLIRKILRGKKYGEPVVLWGDGYQKRELVFVDDFVKILWELVEKQNNEIVNIGAGEEFTIRTFARHICEHVGYPEDKIEYDTSRYVGAKSKCLNIDKVKGIIDEYKLTPLNQGLAMTIDWFLEEKAYELSS